The Brassica napus cultivar Da-Ae chromosome C7, Da-Ae, whole genome shotgun sequence genome has a segment encoding these proteins:
- the LOC106410607 gene encoding protein SMAX1-LIKE 2 isoform X2, whose product MRADLITIQQTLTPEAATVLNQSIAEATRRNHGHTTPLHVAATLLSSSSGFLRQACIKSHPNSSHPLQCRALELCFSVALERLPTTTTTTSSPSQPQEPPLLSNALTAALKRAQAHQRRGCPEQQQQPLLAVKVELEQLVISILDDPSVSRVMREASFSSPAVKSAIEQSRFGNSRTVNQSAIGFGYRPVPVPVNRNPYLNPRFQQNEHSGQRSIDEEAKRVVEIMTRTRKRNPVLVGDSEPRVIVKEILGKIENGDGPLRNFQVIRLEEELASSSTRFGEISGLVETRLGNSELTGGVVLDLGDLKWLAANGGGGGAVVEMRKLLERYKGRLCFIGTATCETYLRCQVYYPSMENDCDLQAIPIAAKSPLPTMFQRFGSSNIISTESISPTRSLQIPTGKMNCCYQCLQSYENDVVKLEKSLTEHNRSVLPQWLQNAKADDTKDQEIVELKKKWNDLCLRLHPKPNSRSDKTPPGSPVGTDLVLGRSNRVVSSPDKKTRDSFDIDLFKKLLKGLAKSVWWQHDAASSVASAITERKHGNGKPKGDIWLMFTGPDKTGKTKMASAIADLVSGSRPITISLGSGSSTDDGSSLRGKTALDRLAETVRRNPFAVIVMEDIDEADVLLRNNVKLAMERGRICDSYGREVSLGNVIIILTANSSLGLAENAAPIDEARLESLVSKGWKLRLSVSKTRKRKPNWLCSDQAKQRKEICFDLNEEAAEFDSSSDVTVEHDQDDDSSFVHKLVALADDAIVFRPVDFGLIKSMTAESLKKRFSNILTVEIEDDALERIAGAVWLSKISLEEWLDEAMGSSLNSVKSRVSSVEDSVIMIELEDDVNGRVSGGYLPSSVRTLVV is encoded by the exons ATGAGAGCAGATTTGATTACAATACAGCAAACGCTGACGCCGGAAGCAGCGACTGTTCTCAACCAGTCCATCGCCGAGGCGACACGTCGCAACCATGGCCACACGACGCCTCTCCACGTGGCGGCCACGCTCTTATCATCTTCCTCTGGCTTTCTCCGACAAGCCTGCATCAAATCCCACCCGAACTCCTCTCACCCGCTCCAGTGCCGAGCTCTCGAGCTCTGTTTCAGCGTCGCCCTCGAACGCCTCCCCACTACGACCACCACCACTTCCTCTCCGTCGCAACCGCAGGAGCCGCCGCTGCTTTCAAACGCTTTGACCGCGGCTTTAAAACGCGCTCAGGCTCATCAGCGTCGTGGTTGCCcggagcagcagcagcaaccGCTTTTGGCAGTTAAAGTCGAGCTCGAGCAGCTCGTCATCTCGATTCTTGATGACCCGAGTGTGAGCCGGGTCATGCGTGAGGCTAGCTTCTCTAGCCCCGCCGTTAAATCCGCGATCGAACAGTCGCGTTTTGGTAATTCGAGAACCGTTAATCAATCTGCAATTGGATTCGGTTATCGACCCGTACCGGTTCCGGTTAACCGGAATCCTTACCTTAATCCCCGGTTTCAACAAAACGAACACTCCGGTCAGCGGAGCATAGACGAAGAAGCTAAACGGGTCGTGGAGATAATGACCCGGACCCGGAAGAGAAACCCGGTTCTCGTCGGCGATTCGGAGCCTCGAGTTATCGTGAAAGAGATTCTCGGGAAGATCGAGAACGGCGACGGACCGCTTCGCAACTTCCAGGTGATCCGGTTAGAGGAGGAGTTAGCTTCTTCTTCGACGAGGTTTGGTGAAATCTCCGGTTTAGTGGAGACCCGGTTAGGAAACTCGGAGTTAACCGGCGGTGTTGTTCTCGATCTCGGCGATTTGAAGTGGTTAGCGGCGAATGGTGGCGGAGGAGGAGCTGTGgtggagatgaggaagcttttGGAGAGATACAAAGGAAGGTTGTGTTTCATTGGTACAGCCACGTGTGAGACTTATCTTCGTTGTCAAGTTTATTACCCTTCGATGGAGAATGATTGCGATCTTCAAGCGATTCCCATCGCCGCTAAATCGCCTCTTCCGACCATGTTCCAaag gTTTGGGAGCAGTAACATAATCTCAACTGAATCGATATCTCCGACAAGAAGCCTTCAGATTCCGACAGGAAAAATGAACTGCTGTTATCAGTGTTTACAGAGTTACGAAAACGACGTCGTGAAATTGGAAAAATCCTTAACCGAACATAACCGGTCCGTCTTGCCACAGTGGCTGCAGAACGCTAAAGCCGATGAC ACGAAAGATCAAGAGATTGTGGAGTTGAAGAAGAAATGGAACGACTTGTGTTTGCGCTTGCACCCGAAACCAAACTCAAGATCAGACAAAACTCCACCAGGGAGTCCGGTCGGTACAGATTTGGTTCTCGGACGGTCCAACAGAGTTGTATCCTCACCAGACAAGAAGACACGAGATTCGTTCGATATAGATTTATTCAAGAAGCTACTAAAGGGGTTAGCTAAAAGCGTTTGGTGGCAGCACGACGCTGCCTCTTCAGTAGCATCAGCCATTACAGAACGCAAACACGGAAACGGGAAACCAAAGGGAGATATCTGGTTGATGTTCACAGGTCCAGACAAAACCGGGAAGACCAAAATGGCATCGGCCATAGCAGATCTTGTCTCGGGAAGCCGACCGATAACTATCAGCCTCGGCTCTGGCTCCAGTACGGATGATGGTTCAAGCCTCCGTGGTAAAACGGCGTTGGATAGATTAGCGGAAACGGTTAGGAGAAACCCGTTTGCGGTTATTGTAATGGaagatattgatgaagctgatgtGTTGCTACGCAACAACGTGAAGCTAGCGATGGAACGTGGGAGGATATGTGATTCGTATGGGCGAGAGGTTAGTCTTGGTAACGTTATTATCATCCTTACCGCAAACTCATCGCTAGGTTTAGCTGAAAACGCTGCACCCATCGACGAAGCGAGACTAGAGAGTCTTGTGAGCAAGGGATGGAAGCTGAGGCTGTCTGTTTCGAAAACCCGAAAACGAAAACCAAACTGGCTTTGTAGTGACCAGGCAAAGCAGAGGAAGGAGATATGTTTCGATTTGAACGAAGAAGCGGCTGAGTTTGATTCGTCAAGTGATGTAACGGTGGAGcatgatcaagatgatgatAGTAGCTTTGTCCACAAGCTAGTGGCTTTAGCTGACGACGCTATAGTCTTTAGACCTGTTGATTTCGGTTTGATCAAGAGCATGACCGCAGAGTCTTTGAAGAAACGTTTCTCTAATATATTAACTGTGGAGATTGAAGACGATGCTTTGGAGAGAATAGCCGGTGCGGTTTGGCTCAGCAAGATTAGCTTAGAGGAATGGCTTGATGAAGCAATGGGTTCGAGCTTGAATAGTGTTAAGTCTCGAGTGTCTTCTGTGGAAGATTCTGTGATTATGATTGAGCTTGAAGATGATGTGAATGGTCGAGTGTCCGG
- the LOC106410607 gene encoding protein SMAX1-LIKE 2 isoform X1, with protein MRADLITIQQTLTPEAATVLNQSIAEATRRNHGHTTPLHVAATLLSSSSGFLRQACIKSHPNSSHPLQCRALELCFSVALERLPTTTTTTSSPSQPQEPPLLSNALTAALKRAQAHQRRGCPEQQQQPLLAVKVELEQLVISILDDPSVSRVMREASFSSPAVKSAIEQSRFGNSRTVNQSAIGFGYRPVPVPVNRNPYLNPRFQQNEHSGQRSIDEEAKRVVEIMTRTRKRNPVLVGDSEPRVIVKEILGKIENGDGPLRNFQVIRLEEELASSSTRFGEISGLVETRLGNSELTGGVVLDLGDLKWLAANGGGGGAVVEMRKLLERYKGRLCFIGTATCETYLRCQVYYPSMENDCDLQAIPIAAKSPLPTMFQRFGSSNIISTESISPTRSLQIPTGKMNCCYQCLQSYENDVVKLEKSLTEHNRSVLPQWLQNAKADDVGDKKLTKDQEIVELKKKWNDLCLRLHPKPNSRSDKTPPGSPVGTDLVLGRSNRVVSSPDKKTRDSFDIDLFKKLLKGLAKSVWWQHDAASSVASAITERKHGNGKPKGDIWLMFTGPDKTGKTKMASAIADLVSGSRPITISLGSGSSTDDGSSLRGKTALDRLAETVRRNPFAVIVMEDIDEADVLLRNNVKLAMERGRICDSYGREVSLGNVIIILTANSSLGLAENAAPIDEARLESLVSKGWKLRLSVSKTRKRKPNWLCSDQAKQRKEICFDLNEEAAEFDSSSDVTVEHDQDDDSSFVHKLVALADDAIVFRPVDFGLIKSMTAESLKKRFSNILTVEIEDDALERIAGAVWLSKISLEEWLDEAMGSSLNSVKSRVSSVEDSVIMIELEDDVNGRVSGGYLPSSVRTLVV; from the exons ATGAGAGCAGATTTGATTACAATACAGCAAACGCTGACGCCGGAAGCAGCGACTGTTCTCAACCAGTCCATCGCCGAGGCGACACGTCGCAACCATGGCCACACGACGCCTCTCCACGTGGCGGCCACGCTCTTATCATCTTCCTCTGGCTTTCTCCGACAAGCCTGCATCAAATCCCACCCGAACTCCTCTCACCCGCTCCAGTGCCGAGCTCTCGAGCTCTGTTTCAGCGTCGCCCTCGAACGCCTCCCCACTACGACCACCACCACTTCCTCTCCGTCGCAACCGCAGGAGCCGCCGCTGCTTTCAAACGCTTTGACCGCGGCTTTAAAACGCGCTCAGGCTCATCAGCGTCGTGGTTGCCcggagcagcagcagcaaccGCTTTTGGCAGTTAAAGTCGAGCTCGAGCAGCTCGTCATCTCGATTCTTGATGACCCGAGTGTGAGCCGGGTCATGCGTGAGGCTAGCTTCTCTAGCCCCGCCGTTAAATCCGCGATCGAACAGTCGCGTTTTGGTAATTCGAGAACCGTTAATCAATCTGCAATTGGATTCGGTTATCGACCCGTACCGGTTCCGGTTAACCGGAATCCTTACCTTAATCCCCGGTTTCAACAAAACGAACACTCCGGTCAGCGGAGCATAGACGAAGAAGCTAAACGGGTCGTGGAGATAATGACCCGGACCCGGAAGAGAAACCCGGTTCTCGTCGGCGATTCGGAGCCTCGAGTTATCGTGAAAGAGATTCTCGGGAAGATCGAGAACGGCGACGGACCGCTTCGCAACTTCCAGGTGATCCGGTTAGAGGAGGAGTTAGCTTCTTCTTCGACGAGGTTTGGTGAAATCTCCGGTTTAGTGGAGACCCGGTTAGGAAACTCGGAGTTAACCGGCGGTGTTGTTCTCGATCTCGGCGATTTGAAGTGGTTAGCGGCGAATGGTGGCGGAGGAGGAGCTGTGgtggagatgaggaagcttttGGAGAGATACAAAGGAAGGTTGTGTTTCATTGGTACAGCCACGTGTGAGACTTATCTTCGTTGTCAAGTTTATTACCCTTCGATGGAGAATGATTGCGATCTTCAAGCGATTCCCATCGCCGCTAAATCGCCTCTTCCGACCATGTTCCAaag gTTTGGGAGCAGTAACATAATCTCAACTGAATCGATATCTCCGACAAGAAGCCTTCAGATTCCGACAGGAAAAATGAACTGCTGTTATCAGTGTTTACAGAGTTACGAAAACGACGTCGTGAAATTGGAAAAATCCTTAACCGAACATAACCGGTCCGTCTTGCCACAGTGGCTGCAGAACGCTAAAGCCGATGACGTAGGTGACAAGAAACtt ACGAAAGATCAAGAGATTGTGGAGTTGAAGAAGAAATGGAACGACTTGTGTTTGCGCTTGCACCCGAAACCAAACTCAAGATCAGACAAAACTCCACCAGGGAGTCCGGTCGGTACAGATTTGGTTCTCGGACGGTCCAACAGAGTTGTATCCTCACCAGACAAGAAGACACGAGATTCGTTCGATATAGATTTATTCAAGAAGCTACTAAAGGGGTTAGCTAAAAGCGTTTGGTGGCAGCACGACGCTGCCTCTTCAGTAGCATCAGCCATTACAGAACGCAAACACGGAAACGGGAAACCAAAGGGAGATATCTGGTTGATGTTCACAGGTCCAGACAAAACCGGGAAGACCAAAATGGCATCGGCCATAGCAGATCTTGTCTCGGGAAGCCGACCGATAACTATCAGCCTCGGCTCTGGCTCCAGTACGGATGATGGTTCAAGCCTCCGTGGTAAAACGGCGTTGGATAGATTAGCGGAAACGGTTAGGAGAAACCCGTTTGCGGTTATTGTAATGGaagatattgatgaagctgatgtGTTGCTACGCAACAACGTGAAGCTAGCGATGGAACGTGGGAGGATATGTGATTCGTATGGGCGAGAGGTTAGTCTTGGTAACGTTATTATCATCCTTACCGCAAACTCATCGCTAGGTTTAGCTGAAAACGCTGCACCCATCGACGAAGCGAGACTAGAGAGTCTTGTGAGCAAGGGATGGAAGCTGAGGCTGTCTGTTTCGAAAACCCGAAAACGAAAACCAAACTGGCTTTGTAGTGACCAGGCAAAGCAGAGGAAGGAGATATGTTTCGATTTGAACGAAGAAGCGGCTGAGTTTGATTCGTCAAGTGATGTAACGGTGGAGcatgatcaagatgatgatAGTAGCTTTGTCCACAAGCTAGTGGCTTTAGCTGACGACGCTATAGTCTTTAGACCTGTTGATTTCGGTTTGATCAAGAGCATGACCGCAGAGTCTTTGAAGAAACGTTTCTCTAATATATTAACTGTGGAGATTGAAGACGATGCTTTGGAGAGAATAGCCGGTGCGGTTTGGCTCAGCAAGATTAGCTTAGAGGAATGGCTTGATGAAGCAATGGGTTCGAGCTTGAATAGTGTTAAGTCTCGAGTGTCTTCTGTGGAAGATTCTGTGATTATGATTGAGCTTGAAGATGATGTGAATGGTCGAGTGTCCGG